One Ardenticatenales bacterium DNA segment encodes these proteins:
- a CDS encoding phosphoglycerate kinase, with translation MNKKTITDIDVSGKTVLVRVDFNVPLSSKDPNDNITVTDDTRIRAALPTINYLLAHHAAIILCSHLGRPKSEADRQFAMNPVAERLSALLDRPVRKMDDVVGDSVTQAAAAMQPGDVVLLENTRFHPGEKKNDPALAARLADLADVYVNDAFGTAHRAEASTEGVAHAMRAKGGASVAGFLMGKEMSALGQAVSNPPHPYVAIMGGAKISDKIKLIENLLQKAEKILIGGGMANTFLRAKGYEMGLSLVEAEAVGEASRLLDLAAERLVLPADLVVADRFAADAEGAIVPASGVPADKMALDIGPQTVAQFAAQLAGARLVVWNGPMGVFEFSPFAVGTNRIASLLADLADGGAEVIIGGGDSAAAVQNAGLTARMSHVSTGGGASLELLEGKTLPGIAALDDK, from the coding sequence ATGAACAAGAAAACGATCACCGACATTGACGTAAGTGGGAAGACAGTGCTGGTGCGGGTGGACTTCAACGTTCCCCTGAGTAGCAAGGACCCCAACGACAACATCACCGTTACGGACGACACACGCATCCGCGCCGCCCTGCCCACCATCAACTACCTGCTGGCCCATCACGCGGCCATCATCCTCTGCTCCCACCTGGGGCGGCCCAAGTCCGAGGCGGACCGGCAGTTCGCCATGAATCCGGTGGCGGAGCGACTGTCCGCCTTGCTGGACCGCCCCGTGCGCAAAATGGACGACGTGGTCGGCGACAGCGTCACGCAGGCGGCGGCGGCCATGCAGCCGGGCGACGTGGTTCTGTTGGAAAACACGCGCTTCCATCCCGGCGAGAAGAAGAATGACCCGGCCCTGGCCGCGCGGCTGGCAGACCTGGCGGATGTGTACGTCAACGATGCGTTTGGCACGGCGCACCGCGCCGAAGCAAGTACGGAAGGCGTGGCCCACGCCATGCGCGCGAAGGGCGGGGCGTCCGTGGCCGGCTTCCTCATGGGCAAGGAAATGAGCGCGCTGGGGCAGGCGGTTTCCAATCCGCCGCACCCCTACGTGGCGATTATGGGGGGGGCGAAAATCTCGGACAAAATTAAGCTGATTGAGAATCTGCTGCAAAAGGCGGAGAAGATCCTCATCGGTGGCGGCATGGCGAACACCTTCCTGCGGGCGAAGGGGTACGAAATGGGTCTTTCGCTGGTGGAGGCGGAGGCGGTGGGGGAGGCATCCCGCCTGCTGGACCTGGCGGCGGAGCGGCTGGTGCTGCCGGCAGACCTGGTGGTGGCGGATCGGTTTGCGGCGGATGCGGAGGGGGCGATTGTGCCGGCATCTGGCGTCCCCGCCGACAAAATGGCCCTGGATATTGGCCCGCAAACCGTAGCTCAGTTTGCGGCGCAGTTGGCGGGAGCGCGGCTGGTCGTCTGGAATGGCCCCATGGGCGTGTTTGAGTTCAGCCCCTTTGCCGTAGGCACAAACCGCATCGCCAGCTTGCTGGCCGACCTGGCCGACGGCGGCGCGGAAGTGATCATCGGCGGCGGCGATTCGGCGGCGGCGGTGCAGAATGCAGGGCTGACGGCGCGTATGTCGCACGTGAGCACGGGCGGCGGCGCCAGCCTGGAACTGCTGGAAGGCAAGACACTGCCGGGCATTGCCGCGCTGGATGATAAATAG
- a CDS encoding aryl-sulfate sulfotransferase: MRKMFFVLLVCMLFVVPVAFAGEGAAATPDTVVTITPNLPTGQLLGTPIQFTISVDDADPYLYRFSAGRQGEAMHIIYDYTPDNVLTWTPIEDGLFVVQASAKNRNTGQISTTSITYLIRPRAPLSPVVSFSTNNLVALYSAPKCPAGYKMRVVFIEFQTTRPSSTDKKPCDGAHTMNFYIGGMHEGGLYFMLHQVYNPQGNPVATGPVKYFIAGTVPLIKPFAYPYVAPGPQTSYAEILVLLSPINGTDTTPAYPHARDLGGRMVWYYDHNVNQTQFMRPVPGGTFLIRADRPDVQGQIMREVDLAGNVVRETTVEAVDAQIKAMGFTDDFTTFHHEARLMENGYYVMLGNNERILVDVQGPGPVDVIGDYIVVLDHEWQVVWAWNAFDHLDPARLAILDEHCVSQGPGCPPLFLDVIANDWTHANSVAYTPDGNLLLSMRHQDWVVKLNYANGAGDGSVIWRLGPDGDFTLNDPDPNAWLTHQHDANYVAGNQIALFDNGNTRCAADPELCYSRGQVYQIDEVNMTASLVLNADLGNYSFALGSAEKLSNGNYHFNSGIQPVGTYLISTAQEVSPDGTTNYSLLLELGAYRSFRMVNMYSKPGSPPITDLINPLDYVNPAD; this comes from the coding sequence ATGAGAAAGATGTTTTTCGTTCTTCTGGTTTGTATGTTGTTTGTTGTTCCCGTGGCCTTTGCCGGGGAAGGTGCCGCCGCCACGCCAGACACGGTGGTGACAATTACGCCCAATCTGCCCACCGGTCAGCTTCTGGGCACGCCTATTCAGTTCACGATTTCCGTCGATGATGCCGATCCCTACCTGTATCGTTTTTCCGCCGGCAGACAGGGAGAAGCGATGCACATTATTTACGATTACACGCCGGACAATGTGCTGACGTGGACCCCCATTGAAGATGGCCTGTTCGTCGTGCAGGCCTCGGCCAAGAATCGGAACACGGGGCAGATCAGCACCACCTCCATCACCTACCTTATCCGGCCGCGCGCGCCCCTGTCGCCTGTTGTTTCGTTCTCAACCAACAACCTGGTGGCCCTGTACAGCGCCCCCAAGTGCCCGGCGGGGTATAAAATGCGCGTCGTCTTCATTGAGTTCCAGACAACGCGCCCGTCGTCCACCGACAAAAAACCGTGTGATGGCGCGCATACGATGAACTTCTACATTGGGGGGATGCACGAGGGGGGCCTCTACTTTATGCTGCACCAGGTGTACAACCCGCAGGGCAATCCTGTCGCTACGGGGCCAGTGAAGTACTTTATTGCCGGCACGGTCCCCCTCATAAAGCCGTTCGCCTACCCCTACGTCGCTCCCGGACCGCAAACAAGCTATGCGGAAATCCTCGTTCTGCTTTCTCCCATCAACGGCACCGACACAACCCCCGCCTACCCCCACGCGCGCGACCTGGGTGGGCGGATGGTCTGGTACTATGACCACAACGTGAACCAGACCCAGTTCATGCGCCCCGTTCCGGGCGGCACTTTTCTCATTCGCGCGGACCGCCCGGACGTGCAAGGGCAGATTATGCGTGAAGTAGACCTGGCCGGCAACGTGGTGCGGGAAACAACCGTGGAAGCCGTTGACGCGCAGATAAAGGCCATGGGGTTCACGGATGACTTTACCACGTTCCACCACGAAGCGCGGCTGATGGAAAATGGCTACTACGTCATGCTGGGCAACAACGAGCGCATCCTTGTTGACGTGCAGGGGCCTGGTCCCGTAGACGTCATTGGGGATTACATCGTGGTTCTGGACCACGAATGGCAGGTTGTTTGGGCCTGGAACGCCTTCGACCATCTGGACCCGGCCCGCCTCGCCATTCTCGACGAGCATTGCGTCAGCCAGGGGCCTGGTTGCCCGCCGCTGTTCCTGGACGTGATCGCCAACGACTGGACGCACGCCAATTCCGTGGCCTACACGCCCGACGGCAATCTGTTGCTCTCCATGCGCCACCAGGACTGGGTGGTGAAACTGAATTACGCCAACGGCGCCGGTGATGGCAGCGTGATCTGGCGCCTGGGACCTGACGGTGACTTCACGCTCAATGATCCGGACCCCAATGCCTGGCTGACGCACCAACACGACGCCAATTATGTTGCCGGCAATCAGATCGCGTTGTTTGACAATGGCAACACCCGCTGCGCGGCTGATCCGGAGCTTTGCTACAGCCGCGGGCAGGTATACCAGATTGATGAAGTGAATATGACAGCTTCGTTGGTACTGAATGCCGACCTGGGCAACTATTCATTTGCTCTGGGCAGCGCGGAGAAGTTGTCTAACGGCAATTACCACTTCAACTCCGGCATCCAGCCCGTGGGTACGTACCTGATCAGCACGGCGCAGGAGGTGTCGCCGGACGGAACAACCAACTACAGCCTGCTGCTGGAGTTAGGGGCGTACCGCTCGTTCCGCATGGTGAATATGTATTCAAAGCCGGGCAGCCCGCCGATCACGGACCTGATCAATCCGCTGGATTACGTCAACCCCGCGGATTAA
- a CDS encoding aryl-sulfate sulfotransferase, translated as MKKWLLLFVLLGAFVTGLIQKTRTTDAANAGTFSVQLTPDIPSGQLVGTIINWTVTADPPGNYEYRFSYLPYGDNIRLMYDFQESNVFEWALLGDGAYMVVATVRDRDTGETVQATHGFYYLPRTTTEPVVSESGHPLTALYSAAPCPAGQSMRVIFWARGTNRATATNKQLCDGVHSMNFYIAGMYPTAFYWLRHETFDAQGNSLGYGPPRYHITRFILYQFLPPNDITIPPNGDTSLYENLILHSAIIGTVNHDNFPYATDLLGRPMWGYLREFFNAVWLLRPMPGGTFTIILDGADRADQVLREVDLNGNVVRQTNIPRINEQLADLGLEPATSFHHDATLLPNGDMAIIASTERILVDVQGPGPVDVIGDYVIVLDPNWQVKWAWDSFAHLDPARAAVLGETCVNEGPGCPPVLLDDIANDWTHSNSVTPTPDGHLLLSIRHQDWVVKINYANGAGDGTVFWHLGPAGDFDLGTEDDTLWNTHQHDAHFISENQIILYDNGNTRCAADAQLCYSRGQVFQINEANMTASLVLNANLGTYAFALGSAQTLANGNYHFDSGIQTGEMVNYSLAQEVLPDGTLNYELYTEMPAYRSFRVPNLYLTNDPVPLLPLIER; from the coding sequence ATGAAGAAATGGTTATTACTGTTTGTGCTGCTGGGCGCGTTTGTGACTGGCCTGATACAGAAAACACGAACGACGGATGCGGCAAATGCCGGCACTTTTTCCGTCCAACTCACACCAGACATCCCCTCCGGGCAGCTCGTAGGCACGATCATTAACTGGACCGTCACCGCCGATCCGCCCGGCAATTATGAATACCGTTTTAGCTACCTGCCCTACGGCGACAACATCCGCCTGATGTATGATTTCCAGGAGAGCAACGTCTTCGAGTGGGCGCTCCTGGGTGATGGCGCGTATATGGTGGTGGCCACCGTGCGCGACCGCGACACCGGCGAAACGGTGCAGGCAACGCATGGCTTCTACTACCTGCCGCGCACCACCACGGAACCCGTGGTTTCCGAATCGGGGCATCCGTTGACGGCTTTATACAGCGCCGCGCCCTGCCCGGCGGGCCAATCGATGCGCGTCATATTCTGGGCGCGGGGCACGAACCGTGCCACGGCCACGAACAAGCAGTTGTGTGATGGCGTGCATAGTATGAATTTTTATATTGCCGGCATGTACCCCACGGCATTCTACTGGCTAAGACACGAGACCTTCGACGCGCAAGGCAACAGCCTCGGCTATGGCCCCCCGCGCTACCACATTACCCGGTTTATTCTCTACCAATTCCTGCCCCCCAACGACATCACCATTCCGCCCAACGGAGATACCAGCCTCTACGAGAACCTCATTCTCCACTCCGCGATCATTGGAACCGTGAACCATGACAACTTCCCCTACGCCACGGACCTCCTGGGGCGGCCCATGTGGGGCTACCTCCGCGAATTTTTCAATGCTGTCTGGCTGCTGCGCCCCATGCCCGGCGGCACGTTCACTATCATTCTGGATGGAGCCGATCGGGCAGACCAGGTGCTGCGCGAAGTGGACCTGAACGGCAACGTCGTGCGGCAGACGAACATCCCGCGCATCAACGAACAACTGGCGGACCTGGGACTGGAGCCGGCCACATCTTTTCATCATGACGCCACGCTGCTGCCTAACGGGGACATGGCCATCATCGCCAGCACTGAACGCATCCTCGTGGATGTGCAGGGACCCGGTCCCGTGGACGTGATTGGCGACTACGTGATTGTGCTGGACCCGAACTGGCAAGTGAAGTGGGCGTGGGACAGCTTCGCGCACCTGGATCCGGCGCGGGCGGCCGTGCTGGGGGAAACGTGCGTCAACGAGGGTCCGGGCTGCCCGCCCGTGCTGCTGGATGACATCGCCAACGATTGGACCCACTCGAATTCCGTGACGCCGACGCCCGATGGCCATCTGCTCCTCTCCATTCGCCACCAGGATTGGGTGGTGAAGATCAACTACGCCAACGGCGCGGGGGATGGAACCGTCTTCTGGCATCTGGGGCCGGCGGGTGACTTTGACCTGGGCACAGAGGATGACACGCTGTGGAATACGCACCAACATGACGCGCATTTCATCAGCGAGAATCAGATTATCCTCTACGACAACGGCAATACGCGCTGCGCGGCCGATGCGCAGCTTTGCTACAGCCGCGGGCAGGTGTTCCAGATCAATGAAGCGAATATGACGGCGTCATTGGTGCTGAATGCCAATTTGGGCACGTATGCGTTTGCGTTGGGCAGCGCGCAGACGCTGGCGAATGGGAATTATCACTTTGATTCCGGGATTCAAACGGGGGAGATGGTGAATTATTCGCTGGCGCAGGAGGTGCTGCCGGATGGGACGTTGAATTATGAGCTGTATACGGAAATGCCGGCATACCGCTCCTTCCGCGTCCCCAATCTTTACCTCACCAACGACCCCGTCCCCTTGCTGCCCCTGATCGAGCGATAA